A segment of the Cellvibrio sp. KY-YJ-3 genome:
CTGGCATCGCTGGCCAAACACTATGGTTTTAACGTCGATACACCCTGGTCAAAACTCAAAGCCAAACAGCGCGAAGCGGTTCTGTACGGCTCGGGTGATGAAGTTATCGAATTCAACTACATCAATGATCGCGGCGATGTGTACAAGCGCAGTCACAGTTTTGAAGGCGTATTGCCGAATATGGAGCGCCGCTATCGCGATACCGAATCCAACTCGGTACGCGAGGATCTGACCAAATTTTTATCCAGCCAGCCCTGCCCGGACTGCGAAGGCACGCGCCTGCGTATAGAGGCGCGCAACGTATTTATCGACGAGCGCCCGCTGCCCAAAATCACCGAAATGCCGGTCGCCGATGCCTACGATTACTACATGAAATTGGCCTTTACCGGCCGCAAGGCCGGCATCGCCGATAAGATCCTCAAAGAGCTGCGCGACCGCTTCCGCTTTCTGGTGGATGTTGGTCTGAATTATCTGACCCTTAATCGCAGCGCGGAAACCCTCTCGGGCGGTGAAGCGCAGCGGATTCGCCTCGCCAGTCAAATCGGTGCAGGGTTGGTGGGTGTGATGTATATCCTCGACGAACCGTCAATCGGCCTGCACCAGCGCGACAATGAACGATTGCTAAAAACCCTCACCCACTTGCGCGATATCGGCAATACGGTAATTGTGGTGGAGCACGACGAAGACGCCATCCGCCTTGCTGACCATGTGATCGACATTGGCCCCGGCGCTGGCGTGCACGGCGGGCAAGTAATCGCGCAGGGCAATGTTAAAGCCATCATGGCAAATAAAGATTCAATCACCGGCCAGTACTTAAGTGGCACGCGCGAAATTGCAGTACCAGAAAAACGCCATCCGTTTGATGACAAGAACAAGTTGCGACTGATTGGAGCCAAGGGCAACAACTTACAAAACGTCACCCTGGAAATCCCCGTGGGCCTGATGACTTGCGTGACGGGTGTATCTGGCTCGGGCAAGTCCACACTCATTAATGCAACGCTTTATCCACTCGCCGCCACTGCCCTCAATGGCGCCACCACACTTGACCCAGCGCCACACGACAAAGTGGAGGGCATGGACTTATTTGATAAGTGTGTGGATATAGACCAAAGTCCTATCGGTCGCACACCGCGTTCCAACCCGGCAACCTACACCGGCATCTTTACCCCCATCCGCGAGTTATTTGCCGGTACTCAGGAGTCGCGTTCGCGCGGTTATCAACCCGGCCGTTTCAGTTTCAACGTCAAAGGCGGCCGCTGTGAAGCCTGTCAGGGCGATGGCGTCACCAAAGTAGAAATGCATTTCCTGCCCGATGTCTATGTACCTTGCGATGTGTGCAAAGGCAAACGCTACAATCGCGAAACCCTGGACGTGAAATACAAAGGCAAAAACATCAATGAAGTGTTGGGCATGACCATTGAAGACGCGCGTGCGTTTTTTGATGTGGTTCCGTCCATCGCCAATAAATTGCAAACGCTAATAGATGTAGGGCTTTCCTATATCTGTTTAGGGCAATCGGCCACCACCCTGTCGGGCGGCGAAGCGCAGCGGGTCAAGCTCGCCAAAGAACTCTCCAAGCGAGATACAGGTAAAACGCTTTATATATTGGATGAACCGACAACTGGTCTGCACTTCTACGACATCCAGCAATTACTCAATGTATTACATCGTCTGCGCGATCACGGCAACACGGTTGTCGTGATCGAACACAATTTGGATGTAATCAAAACAGCGGACTGGGTGATTGATTTGGGGCCGGAAGGTGGCAGCGGTGGCGGTCAGATTATCGCTACCGGCACGCCAGAAGAAATCGCACTCATTGAACACTCACACACAGGCCGCTTCCTCAAGCCCATGCTGAAAAACACCCTTGCCAAAACGAAAGTAAAACCAGCAAAAACAACTGCAGCAAAAGCTAAAAAATAATTTAGCCACACAAAAGAAAACGGCGAATCAGATAATGATTCGCCGTTTATATTTCGCAGCCAGAAAGAGAATCACATTGCCATTTTCGACTGACAGAAAATAAAAAAGCCAAGCAGAGCTGCTTGGCTTTTTTGTACAACAGTAAAAAACTTATTCAGCGTCTACTGCAGACTCAAGCGCCTTAGCTGGACGGTCAACCAATTCAACATAAGCCATTGGTGCTTTATCGCCAGAACGGAAACCACATTTCAAAATGCGAACGTAGCCACCTGGGCGAGTATTGTAGCGTGGGCCTAATTGGCTGAACAATTTACCTACGGCTTCTTTGTTATTCAAACGAGCAAATGCCAAACGACGGTTAGCAACGCTGTCTACTTTAGCCAAAGTAATCAAAGGCTCCGCGAAACGGCGTAGCTCTTTTGCTTTTGGCAAAGTAGTTTTAATCAATTCATGCTCAACCAAAGAGGTAACCATGTTACGAAACATGGCTTTACGGTGAGAAGCATTACGGCCTAATTGACGACCACTTAATTTATGACGCATAACAAATACCCTTCAAAAATGGATTGCTAACAGCAATCTCGTTAATCACCCGCACCGAAGTGAGTTAACGGGCAAACTAATAATAAAAACCACCTACCAACATCACTTAAGTAATGTTGGTAGGTGGCTTCAGGTTTTTAGTCGTTTCTCAAACTGGCTGGTGGCCAGTTTTCCAAACGCATACCAAGAGACAAACCGCGTGAGGCCAGAACATCTTTAATTTCGGTAAGAGATTTTTTACCCAAGTTTGGCGTCTTCAGCAACTCAACTTCTGTACGCTGAATCAAATCGCCAATGTAGTAAATATTTTCCGCTTTCAAGCAGTTTGCTGAGCGAACAGTAAGCTCCAAGTCATCAACAGGGCGCAACAGAATTGGATCGATAGCCTCTTCTTTTTGCTCTGGAGCTGATTGTTTTTCACCTTCCAAATCAACAAACACAGCAAGCTGCTGTTGCAGGATAGTCGCTGCGCGACGGATAGCTTCCTCTGGATCAATGGTACCGTTGGTTTCCAGATCTAAAATCAGCTTATCCAAATCAGTACGCTGTTCAACACGAGCACTTTCAACACTGTAAGCCAGACGCTTAACAGGACTGAAGGAAGCATCAAGTTGCAAGCGACCAATTGCACGACTCTCATCATCGTCACGACGACGGCTATCAGCTGGCTGGTAGCCACGGCCACGCGCGATAGTTAAGCGCATTTTCAATTCAGTATTGCCAGTAATATTAGCAATCACATGATCAGGGTTTTTAATCTCTACATCATGATCTAACTGAATATCAGCAGCAGTCACAACGCCAGGGCCTTTTTTAGTCAAAGTAAGAACCGCGTGATCCTTACCATGCATAATTACAGCAACACCTTTCAGGTTCAGCAGGATCTCAATAACATCCTCGCGAACACCTTCAATTGCACTGTATTCATGCAACACGCCTTCGATTTCAACTTCAGTTATGGCACAACCAGCCATAGAAGAAAGCAAAATACGACGCAATGCATTGCCTAAAGTATGCCCGAAGCCACGCTCCAAGGGTTCCAAAACCACGCGTGCGCGGGTTGGCCCACTTTCTGAAACATCGATATGACGCGGAGTTAAAAATTCGTTTACTGCAGTCTGCATAGCAATACCTGTTAGCGGTTCGTCCCTTACTTAGAGTAAAGCTCGACGATGAGGTTCTCGTTGATGTCAGCAGGCAAATCAATGCGATCAGGAATGCGCTTGAATACGCCTTCTTTTTTCTCGCTGTTAACATCTACCCACTCAACATTACTACGTTGGCCAGCCAAGTTCAGTGCGTTTTGGACACGCAATTGCTTTTTAGCTTTTTCGCGAACAGCAACAACATCACCAGCAGCCACTTGGAAAGACGCAACATTTACAGTTTTGCCATTTACACTAATTGCTTTGTGAGAAACAAGTTGACGCGATTCTGCGCGAGTTGAACCAAAGCCCATGCGATAAACAACGTTATCCAAGCGGCACTCGAGCAACTTCAGCAAGTTTTCACCACTGGCGCCTTTACGACGAGCAGCTTCTTTATAGTAACCACGGAATTGCTTTTCAAGAATGCCGTATATACGACGAACTTTTTGCTTTTCACGCAGCTGCACACCGTAGTCAGACAAACGACCACGGCGTTGGCCGTGCTGTCCTGGTGCAGTTTCAATTTTACATTTTGAGTCTAACGCACGCGCACCACTCTTCAGAAAAAGATCAGTGCCTTCACGGCGAGACAGCTTACAGGTAGGTCCAATATAACGTGCCATTCTCTAATCCCCTTACACGCGACGTTTCTTCGGCGGACGACAGCCGTTGTGAGGAATCGGCGTTACGTCAGTAATGTTAGTGATTTTGTAACCAACATTGTTAAGTGCGCGAACAGCTGATTCGCGACCTGGGCCAGGGCCCTTAACTTCGACGTCGAGATTTTTTAAACCATACTCTTTTGCCGCTTCACCAGCGCGCTCTGCAGCAACCTGTGCAGCAAAAGGTGTACTTTTACGTGAACCACGGAATCCAGATCCACCTGAGGTAGCCCATGCAAGAGCATTACCCTGACGATCAGTGATAGTCACGATGGTGTTGTTAAAAGAAGCGTGAATATGGGCAACGCCATCGATCACGGTCTTTTTAACTTTTTTCTTGGTTGTGGTTTTATTACTTGGCTTCGCCATAGCAACTTCTTCCTACTAATTTGTTACCGTAAGTGAATGAAAGACGTAAGCAAGAATTACTTCTTAATAGGCTTACGTGGGCCTTTACGGGTACGAGCGTTCGTTTTTGTGCGCTGACCACGGAGCGGTAGACCACGACGGTGACGCAAGCCACGGTAGCAACCTAGATCCATCAGACGCTTAATATTCATAGATATTACACGACGCAAGTCACCCTCTACGGTGCGCTTAGCAACCTCAGCACGGATAGCATCCATTTGCTCTTCAGACAAAGTGCCGATTTTTACATCTTCAGCAATGCCAGTGGCAGCACAGATTTGCTTAGCCGAGGTACGACCAATCCCATATACATAAGTTAACGAGATAACGGCGTGTTTGTTATCTGGTATGTTTACACCAGCAATACGAGCCATTCAAATTACTCCAGTAACACTTAAATTGCAGCGCTGACAGCGTAAGCACCATCTTCGCCCCTGAACAAAAGGCGCGAAGGATAGCGGCTAATACACCATAAATCAATAGCTAGGCAATTTCTCACCTAACGACAGTCAGCGCCCCCATAGCCTTTATTCAAAACCCACATAAAGAATCAGGCTGGTAATCCTATTGGATACCAGCCTGAAATATTTAAGGAGTACTTAAATATTAGCCTTGACGCTGCTTATGGCGCGGCTCAACGTTGCAGATTACCCGCAAGACACCGTTACGACGTACCATTTTGCAATTGCGACAAATCTTTTTAACAGAAGCACGAACTTTCATGATTCAACCTCAATATCGCGGATTAGCGAGCGTTACCGCTGCCATATCCTTTCAAATTTGACTTCTTCATCAACGATTCATATTGATGAGACATCAAGTGAGCCTGCACCTGAGACATAAAGTCCATTACCACAACCACTACGATAAGCAGTGAGGTACCGCCCAAGTAGAATGGCACTCCAGTGGCAACTACAAGGAACTCAGGCAACAAACAAACTGCCGACATATAGATAGCACCAACCACCGTTAGGCGCGTAAGTACGCTATCGATATATTTAGCGGAATGCTCACCAGGACGAATACCCGGAATATAAGCACCCGATTTTTTCAAGTTATCTGCGACTTCTTTCGGGTTGAACATCAATGCCGTGTAGAAGAAACAGAAAAACGTAATCAGTCCAGCGAAAAACAAAATATACAATGGCTGTCCTGGGCCAATAGCAAGCGCCAACTCTTGCAGCATTTCATTAACCACACCTTCACCGCCTTGGCCAAACCATTGAGCGATTGATGCAGGAAACAACAAAATACTACTAGCAAAAATTGCAGGAATAACGCCCGCCATGTTGATCTTCAGAGGCAAATGGCTGCTTTGTGCAGCATACCCTTGTCGCCCCTGCTGACGCTTTGCATAATTTACAGTAATACGGCGCTGTCCACGTTCGATACGAACAACAAACCAGATAACTGCTATAGCAAGGATACTAATAATCAGTAGCGCTATAATATGTAAGTCACCCTGCCTTGCACTTTCAAATGCTTGGCCAATTGCGCTCGGCATGCCAGCAACAATACCGGCAAAAATCAGCATTGAAATGCCATTACCAATGCCTCGCTCAGTTACCTGCTCTCCCAACCACATCATAAACACAGCGCCTGTAACTAAAGACACTACTGCAATAAAATAGTAAGAAAAACCAGGTTCACCGCCAAATGCATAGGAAGAAAAACTTACCGCCATCGCCAAAGCTTGAACAGTAGCAAGCACTACTGTGAAATAACGGGTGTACTGATTAATCTTCCGACGACCAGCATCACCTTCTTTCTTCAACTGTTCCAACGAAGGAGTAACTGCCGTAAGCAACTGCATAATAATCGATGCAGAGATATAGGGCATGATACCTAAAGCTAGAATACTCATCCGCTCAAGCGCTCCACCAGAGAACATGTTGAACATGCCTAAGATAGTGCCTTGATTCTGGTTAAACAGATTTGCAATTCTTTCTGGATCTAAACCCGGTACAGGTATATGAGTACCTATACGATAAATCACTATTGCCAGAAACAAAAAGCGTAGGCGAGCCCATAGCTCGCCTAAACCTCTTTGATTTGCTAATGGCAGATTACCTGGAGTTGCCATTCGCGCCTCGTTACTCTTCTACTGTTCCGCCAGCGGCTTCAATCGCTGCTTTGGCACCCTTAGATACAGACAGGCCCTTAACAGTGACAGCTTTTTTAACTTCGCCTGAGGCAAAAATTTTAGCGCGTTTGATTACAGAGCTAATCAAACCAGCTTGTTTTAATGTCTCAATATCAACAACCGAACCTTCAACAGCATTCAGCTCTGACAGACGAATCTCGGCAGAAACCAAACCAACACGAGAAGTAAAACCGTATTTTGGCAGGCGAATCTGCAAAGGCATTTGACCGCCTTCGAATCCAGGTCTGACCGAACCGCCAGAGCGGGACTTCAAACCTTTATGGCCACGGCCAGCAGTTTTACCCAAACCGCTACCGATACCTCGACCTACACGTTTTTTTGCATGAGTACTGCCCGGTGCCGGGCTAAGGGTATTCAGACGCATCTTATTCTCCCTCTACCTTAACCAGATAGTTAACTACGTTAATCATGCCACGAACTGATGGAGTATCTTCTACTTCAACAGTGTGACGGATGCGACGCAAGCCTAAGCCTCTTACACAGGCTTTATGGCTCTCCAGGCGATGAGCAGTGCTCTTAACCTGGGTCACTTTAATCATTTTCTTTGACATGGTGAATTCCGCCATCTTGTAATCGAAATAATCGATTAGTTCAGAATATCTTCAACACTTTTACCGCGTTTGGCAGCAACAGCTTCCGGGGAAGTCATTTCTTTCAGCGCGTTAAAAGTGGCACGAACTACGTTTACCGGATTGGTAGAACCGTAGCACTTGGACAGAACGTTCTGAATACCGGCGATTTCGAGTACAGCACGCATTGCGCCGCCAGCGATTACACCAGTACCTTGTGACGCTGGTTGCATATACACCTTAGACGCACCATGAACACCTTTAGTTGGGTATTGAATGGTGTCGCCATTCAATTCAACAGTGATCATATTGCGGCGAGCTGCTTCCATCGCCTTTTGAATAGCAATCGGGACTTCGCGCGCTTTACCGCGACCGAAGCCCACTTTACCATTACCATCACCAACAACAGTCAGTGCGGTAAATTGAAAGATACGACCACCCTTAACAGTTTTAGCAACACGATTAACTTGAACTAATTTTTCTTGCAAGCCTTCGTTGTTGTCTTCTTCTTTCTTAGCGTATGCCATATCTCACCCTTAGAATTCCAATCCGCCTTCACGCGCTGCGTCAGCCAGAGCTTTCACACGACCGTGGTATTTAAAACCACTGCGGTCAAAAGCTACCTGAGTGACACCAACTGCCTTAGCGCGCTCTGCAATGAGAGCACCCACAGCTTTAGCTGCTTCAGCGTTACCAGTTTTACCACTGCGCAACTCTTTATCCAGAGTCGAGGCACTCGCGAGAACGCGAGCACCGTCACCAGAAATCAATTGTGCGTAAATATGGCGTGGAGAACGGTGGATCGTTAAACGAGTTGCACCTAATTCACGGATCTTGGCGCGGGCACGGCGTGCACGGCGAAGACGAGTTTGCTTCTTATCGCTCATATCCTAGCCCTACTTCTTCTTAGCTTCTTTACGCAGTACTGTTTCATCCGAGTAGCGAACACCTTTACCTTTATAAGGTTCTGGCTCGCGGAACGCGCGGATTTCTGCAGCAACCTGACCAAGCAATTGCTTGTCAGCTGCCTTCAGTACAATTTCGGTCTGGCTTGGGGTTTCTACCGATACGCCTTGAGGAAGAACGTAGTTAACCGGATGTGAATATCCCAAAGACAGGTTTACAGTATTGCCTTCAGCTTTAACACGGTAACCAACACCAACCAGAGACAGTTTTTTTACAAAACCCTGGCTAACACCAAAAACCATATTATTAACTAGCGCACGGGTAGTGCCTGCTAGTGCATCAGACTGCTTGGCGCCATCGCGCGGAGCAAAAGTGAGCACATTATTTTCGTGCTTAACTTCTACGCTCGCGTTAATTTGCAGCGCCAATGTACCATTGCTGCCTTTAACGGACAGTGACTGTCCGTTAAGAGTGACAGTCACTGCAGCAGGTACTTCAACCGGACTTTTTGCAACTCGTGACATGACGATTTCCCAATTAGAATACTGTGCAGAGGACTTCGCCACCCACGCCAGCGGCGCGTGCAGCACGATCAGTCATTACACCTTTACTGGTAGAGACAATTGCGATACCCAGTCCACCGCGAACGGTAGGCAGGCCAGCTTTACCAGCATAATTACGCAAGCCAGGACGGCTCACACGGTCAAGCTCAACAATAACTGGCTTGCCCTCAAAGTATTTAAGGTCAACAGTCAGCTCTTGCTTGGCGCCTTCGCTCACTGAAAAACCATTAATGTAACCCTCATCAGAGAGTACTTTTGCCACGCTTACTTTCAATTTTGAAGAAGGCATGGTTACAGCTGCTTTACCCACGTTTTGCGCGTTGCGAATGCGGGTCAGCATATCTGCCATTGGATCTTGCATGCTCATCAGATTCTGCTCCTAAAATTAAGCCGAGGCTTACCAGCTGGCCTTAACCAAGCCGGGGACATCACCACGCATGGCTGCTTCGCGCAACTTGTGACGGCACAGGCCGAATTTGCGGTAAACACCATGTGGACGACCAGTCACGCGGCAGCGGTTACGCTGACGTGAAGCACTAGCATCGCGAGGCATTTTTTGCAGTTTGATTTGCGCTTCCCATACTTGCTCTTCAGTAGATGAAGGGCTGACGATTGTCGCTTTCAATTCTGCACGCTTGGCGGCAAATTTTTTCACGGTTTCTGCACGTTTAACTTCGCGTGCGATCATAGATTTTTTAGCCATGACGTCACCTTAGCCTTTGAAAGGGAAGTTAAATGCTTTCAACAGTGCGCGACCTTCATCATCGGTGCGAGCAGTGGTAGTGATACAAATATCAAGACCGCGCAAACGATCTACTTTGTCGTAGTCGATTTCGGGAAAAATAATTTGCTCAGTAACACCCATTGAAAAGTTACCGCGACCATCAAATTGCTTTGGACTAATACCGCGGAAATCGCGAATACGAGGAATAGCAATAGTGATAAGGCGATCCAGAAATTCGTACATACGATCCGAGCGCAGAGTTACTTTGCAACCAATCGGCCAACCATCACGGATTTTAAAGCCCGCGATTGATTTACGTGAGTTGGTTACAACCACTTTCTGACCAGCAATTTTAACCAGATCGTTAACTGCGTTATCCAGAATTTTCTTATCGCCAGTAGCTTCACCCACACCCATGTTCAGGGTGATTTTAGTGATGCGCGGCACTTCCATCACGTTCGCCAAACCCAACTCTTCTTTGAGTTTGGGGGCGAGTTCTTTAACGTAAAGTTCTTTTAGCCTAGCCATGTTTCATTACGCCCCTAGGGTTTCGCCATTGGATTTGAAAACACGAACTTTGTCGCCATTTTCAAGCACTTTGAAACCTACGCGGTCAGCTTTCTTTGTTGCTGGGTTGTATATAGCAACATTTGAAGCATGAATCGCAGCTTCTTTTTCAACGATTCCACCAGCCACACCCAATTGCGGGTTTGGTTTTTGGTGCTTCTTGATCATGTTAATGCCGCTTACAATCAAACGATCTTCAGCCAATACACGTACAACTTTACCGCGCTTGCCTTTGTCACGTCCGGCGATAACAATCACTTCGTCATCACGTTTAATTTTACGCATTTATCTGCCCTCGACTCTTTGGCTCGAAGTGCTTACAGCACTTCTGGAGCCAAAGAAATGATTTTCATAAATTTCTCGCCACGCAACTCACGAGTTACAGGTCCGAAAATACGGGTACCAATCGGAGCATCTTGGTTATTCAGCAGTACGGCAGCATTATCGTCAAACTTGATTAATGAACCGTCTTGACGACGCACGCCTTTTTTGGTGCGTACAACAACTGCCTTCATTACTTGGCCTTTCTTCACCTTGCCGCGAGGAATTGCTTCCTTAACGGTCACTTTGATGATGTCACCAACCGCCGCATAGCGACGGTGAGAGCCGCCAAGAACCTTGATGCACATGACACGGCGAGCACCGCTGTTGTCAGCAACATCTAAGTAGCTTTCTGTTTGAATCATCGTCCGTCTCCGAAACTGACTTACAAAAGCGCGGAAGTCTTAGACTTCTGAGGCGCGCTCTTCAATTTTCACTAAAGACCAGGTCTTGGTTTTCGACAGGGGACGCGACTCAGATACAGTCACAATGTCACCCATCTTGCACTCATTCTTTTCATCGTGAGCGTGAAGCTTGGATGATTTAGTGGTGTATTTACCATAAAGCTCGTGCTTAACACGACGCTCAATCAACACAGTGATGGTTTTATCCATCTTGTCGCTGACAACTTTGCCAGTCAGTGTACGAGCCACTTTAGTTTCTTGAGTCATCGTTACTTACCTGCCTTTTGACTAAGCGCCGTCTTGATGCGAGCGATGTCTTTGCGTGCTTGCGTAAGCAAGTGCGATTGGTTCAATTGACCAGTAGAAGCTTGCATACGCAACTTAAACTGCTCTTTCAATTGTTCCAACAAGACGCCATTCAGCTCTTCGACGGATTTTTCGCGGAGTTCTGAAGCTTTCATCACATCACCGAACGTTTAACAAATGTTGTTGTAATTGGCAATTTAGCCGCAGCAAGGGCGAAGGCTTCACGAGCTAATTCCTCGCTTACACCATCCATCTCATAGAGAACTTTGCCAGGACGAATTTGCGCTACCCAGTACTCCACGCCACCTTTACCGCTACCCATACGAACTTCCAGTGGTTTAGCTGTAATCGGTTTATCGGGGAACACACGGATCCAGATTTTACCGCCACGCTTAACATGACGAGTCATCGCACGACGTGCTGCTTCGATTTGACGCGCAGTAATGCGACCGCGACCAGTTGCTTTCAAGCCAAAATCACCAAAACTAACTTTGGAGCCACGCTGGGCCAGACCGCGGTTGCGGCCTTTCATCTGCTTGCGAAACTTTGTACGCTTAGGTTGTAACATGATGCGTACCCCTTACTTGGATTTAGCGGCTTTTTTCTTGGACGCTGCTTCGGTTTCAGTAACATCACCGATAACTTCGCCTTTGAAAATCCACACTTTCACACCAATGATACCGTAGGTGGTGCTCGCTTCTGCTGTTGCATAATCGATATCTGCACGCAAAGTGTGCAGAGGTACACGACCTTCGCGATACCACTCACTACGAGCGATTTCGGCACCACCCAAGCGGCCACCCACTTGGATTTTGATACCTTCAGCGCCTTGACGCATTGCATTTTGCACCGCGCGCTTCATCGCACGACGGAACATTACACGGCGCTCAAGTTGCTGAGCCACGCCTTGTGCTACTAAAGCTGCATCCAAATCGGGCTTGCGAATCTCTTCAATATTAATATGAACAGGCACGCCCATTTGCTTGCTTACTTCAGCGCGCAACTTATCAACATCTTCACCTTTCTTACCAATCACAATGCCTGGACGGGCAGTGTGGATAGTAATGCGCGCAGTATTAGCGGGGCGTTCGATATCAACGCGGCTAACTGACGCACTGGCGAGTTTGTCCTGAATGTACGCACGTACTTTCAGGTCGATGTTGAGTTTGTCTGCGTAATCGGTGCCATCGGCATACCAAATAGAAGTATGCTTTTTGATGATCCCCAGACGAATACCGTTTGGATGTACTTTCTGACCCATAACGCGCTCTCTTACTTATCGGCTACTTTAACGGTGATATGACAAGTACGCTTTGTAATTCGGTCAGCACGACCCTTCGCACGCGGCTTAATGCGCTTGAGGCTCACACCTTCGTCTACAAAAATCGTTTTTACTTTCAACTCGTCAACATCAGCGCCTTCGTTGTGCTCGGCATTTGCAATTGCAGATTCGAGTACTTTCTTGATGATCTCTGCGCCTTTCTTGGTGCTAAAGGTCAGGATATCAAGCGCGTCTTCAACGCCTTTACCGCGAATTTGATCGGCAACCAAACGCGCTTTTTGCGCCGACAGACGAGCACCGCTTAATTTTGCTGCTACTTCCATCGTATACCTCGATTAGCGTTTTTTCGCTTTCTTATCAGCGGCATGGCCACGATAAGTGCGGGTTGCTGCAAATTCGCCAAGCTTATGGCCAACCATTTCTTCGTTAACCAGGACCGGAACATGCTGACGCCCATTGTGCACAGCCAAAGTCAAACCCACCATTTCCGGCATAATCATGGAACGGCGCGACCAAGTCTTAATTGGACGACGATCATTACTCGCGATCGCAGCTTCGACCTTCTTAATCAGGTGAAGATCGATAAAAGGACCTTTTTTCAGTGAACGTGGCACTGTCTCTTCCTCTATTCAGCTGTTAAGTCGACGCTTATTTCTTATCGCGACGACGAACAATCATGTTATCGGTGCGCTTGTTGCTGCGCGTTTTGTAACCCTTGGTTGGAACGCCCCATGGCGAAACTGGATGACGACCACCAGAGGTACGACCCTCACCACCACCCATTGGGTGATCTACAGGGTTCATCGCAACACCGCGAACAGTAGGACGAATGCCAAGCCAGCGTTTGGCGCCTGCCTTACCCAATGAACGCAAGTTATGTTCACTGTTAGAGACTTCACCCAGAGTTGCGCGACAATCGCTCAACACTTTACGCATTTCACCGCTGCGCAAACGCAAAGTTGCGTAAGCACCGTCGCGCGCCACCAACTGAGCCGAAGCACCAGCAGATCGAGCAACTTGAGCACCTTTACCAGGCTTCAACTCGACGCAGTGAATTACACTACCCAACGGGATGTTACGGATTGGAAGAGCATTACCGACTTTAATAGCAGCGGCA
Coding sequences within it:
- the secY gene encoding preprotein translocase subunit SecY; its protein translation is MATPGNLPLANQRGLGELWARLRFLFLAIVIYRIGTHIPVPGLDPERIANLFNQNQGTILGMFNMFSGGALERMSILALGIMPYISASIIMQLLTAVTPSLEQLKKEGDAGRRKINQYTRYFTVVLATVQALAMAVSFSSYAFGGEPGFSYYFIAVVSLVTGAVFMMWLGEQVTERGIGNGISMLIFAGIVAGMPSAIGQAFESARQGDLHIIALLIISILAIAVIWFVVRIERGQRRITVNYAKRQQGRQGYAAQSSHLPLKINMAGVIPAIFASSILLFPASIAQWFGQGGEGVVNEMLQELALAIGPGQPLYILFFAGLITFFCFFYTALMFNPKEVADNLKKSGAYIPGIRPGEHSAKYIDSVLTRLTVVGAIYMSAVCLLPEFLVVATGVPFYLGGTSLLIVVVVVMDFMSQVQAHLMSHQYESLMKKSNLKGYGSGNAR
- the rplO gene encoding 50S ribosomal protein L15, which translates into the protein MRLNTLSPAPGSTHAKKRVGRGIGSGLGKTAGRGHKGLKSRSGGSVRPGFEGGQMPLQIRLPKYGFTSRVGLVSAEIRLSELNAVEGSVVDIETLKQAGLISSVIKRAKIFASGEVKKAVTVKGLSVSKGAKAAIEAAGGTVEE
- the rpmD gene encoding 50S ribosomal protein L30, with the translated sequence MSKKMIKVTQVKSTAHRLESHKACVRGLGLRRIRHTVEVEDTPSVRGMINVVNYLVKVEGE
- the rpsE gene encoding 30S ribosomal protein S5 codes for the protein MAYAKKEEDNNEGLQEKLVQVNRVAKTVKGGRIFQFTALTVVGDGNGKVGFGRGKAREVPIAIQKAMEAARRNMITVELNGDTIQYPTKGVHGASKVYMQPASQGTGVIAGGAMRAVLEIAGIQNVLSKCYGSTNPVNVVRATFNALKEMTSPEAVAAKRGKSVEDILN
- the rplR gene encoding 50S ribosomal protein L18 — translated: MSDKKQTRLRRARRARAKIRELGATRLTIHRSPRHIYAQLISGDGARVLASASTLDKELRSGKTGNAEAAKAVGALIAERAKAVGVTQVAFDRSGFKYHGRVKALADAAREGGLEF
- the rplF gene encoding 50S ribosomal protein L6 — translated: MSRVAKSPVEVPAAVTVTLNGQSLSVKGSNGTLALQINASVEVKHENNVLTFAPRDGAKQSDALAGTTRALVNNMVFGVSQGFVKKLSLVGVGYRVKAEGNTVNLSLGYSHPVNYVLPQGVSVETPSQTEIVLKAADKQLLGQVAAEIRAFREPEPYKGKGVRYSDETVLRKEAKKK
- the rpsH gene encoding 30S ribosomal protein S8; this translates as MSMQDPMADMLTRIRNAQNVGKAAVTMPSSKLKVSVAKVLSDEGYINGFSVSEGAKQELTVDLKYFEGKPVIVELDRVSRPGLRNYAGKAGLPTVRGGLGIAIVSTSKGVMTDRAARAAGVGGEVLCTVF
- the rpsN gene encoding 30S ribosomal protein S14; protein product: MAKKSMIAREVKRAETVKKFAAKRAELKATIVSPSSTEEQVWEAQIKLQKMPRDASASRQRNRCRVTGRPHGVYRKFGLCRHKLREAAMRGDVPGLVKASW
- the rplE gene encoding 50S ribosomal protein L5 → MARLKELYVKELAPKLKEELGLANVMEVPRITKITLNMGVGEATGDKKILDNAVNDLVKIAGQKVVVTNSRKSIAGFKIRDGWPIGCKVTLRSDRMYEFLDRLITIAIPRIRDFRGISPKQFDGRGNFSMGVTEQIIFPEIDYDKVDRLRGLDICITTTARTDDEGRALLKAFNFPFKG
- the rplX gene encoding 50S ribosomal protein L24, with the translated sequence MRKIKRDDEVIVIAGRDKGKRGKVVRVLAEDRLIVSGINMIKKHQKPNPQLGVAGGIVEKEAAIHASNVAIYNPATKKADRVGFKVLENGDKVRVFKSNGETLGA
- the rplN gene encoding 50S ribosomal protein L14 — its product is MIQTESYLDVADNSGARRVMCIKVLGGSHRRYAAVGDIIKVTVKEAIPRGKVKKGQVMKAVVVRTKKGVRRQDGSLIKFDDNAAVLLNNQDAPIGTRIFGPVTRELRGEKFMKIISLAPEVL